In Streptomyces sp. NBC_00414, a single window of DNA contains:
- a CDS encoding helix-turn-helix transcriptional regulator — MSTTAATTPFIGPFIGREDELARLTLVLDRARAGEARAVLVAGDAGVGKTRVLAEAAGHAEEADTTVVTGHCVDLGDVGLPYLPFTEILGVLAGDERFSGALAAHPVVDRLIGGGDDGAREAGGRPQLFEGMAALLAELTGIAPLLLVLEDLHWADQSSRDLLRFLLSRGILRGGGSSGGSPGQRLAVFASYRADDLHRRHPLRPLLAELVRLPAVERLELRPMPDGEMARLVRSQRTDPVPDATIRRIVERAEGNAFYAEELLAATSESAPGAASAVPSGLADVLLIRFEQLPPTAQQVLRTAAVAGRRVEHDLLRDTVQLPEEELESALREAVGRQLLVSGGDSGGDSTYSFRHALIREAVYADLLPGERVRLHRSFAQVLAARGLSAEYAAERAHHSRESHDLPDALAASLEAADHAARVRAPAEELRHLEAALDLWSAVPADARPDGFDTVTLTLRASAAAAHAGETHRAVSLTRAALARMGSDEDSELAARVRYTLAGNLMRIDSLTAAFTYSSEALAMIPADPPSRTWVWAASTHVMAARYVGDDETARRVARRALGIAEELDIPDARADLMISLVGLEGAGRTTQEGRARLREAREVARRAGNTSIEMRALFNLSIGAYESGDLDECLTWLSDGLDRAGRAGLLASPYPLEMRYLRSLVLYSLGQWDECVRAAESDAERLPAAGGYAIGPALSVALARGDLGVADRARSLLDGPFDWMATLVAGILLTDAAVLRHDPEGAVEQVRTTVAALVDDSCTAPDVVVRLAALALAPVADAAVTARLAGDEEGVRRWSEIGTELVGMARVTAAEGEDGSPQGPEGRAWLARAEAEWSRGGAEPDPLARETTEAWERAVEAFGYGDVYEQARCRLRFAEALVASGRREEAAGQARAARDTAVRLGAVPLREDVERLIRRARLAGTPATEGVPALTARENDVLLLLARGRTNRQIGEELFISGKTASVHVSNILAKLGAASRTEAVAIAYREGLVQAEPSASG; from the coding sequence GTGTCGACCACCGCAGCCACCACACCGTTCATCGGGCCCTTCATCGGGCGTGAGGACGAACTCGCCCGCCTGACCCTGGTCCTGGACCGGGCCCGGGCGGGTGAGGCGCGGGCCGTGCTGGTCGCCGGGGACGCGGGAGTCGGCAAGACCCGGGTGCTCGCCGAGGCCGCCGGGCACGCCGAAGAGGCGGACACGACGGTGGTCACGGGGCACTGTGTCGACCTCGGTGACGTGGGTCTGCCGTATCTGCCGTTCACCGAGATCCTGGGTGTGCTGGCCGGGGACGAGCGGTTCTCGGGCGCGCTGGCCGCGCATCCCGTGGTCGACCGGCTGATCGGGGGCGGCGACGACGGGGCGCGGGAGGCGGGCGGGCGTCCGCAGCTGTTCGAGGGCATGGCCGCGCTCCTGGCCGAACTGACCGGAATCGCCCCGCTGTTGCTGGTCCTGGAAGACCTGCACTGGGCGGACCAGTCCTCTCGCGACCTGCTGCGCTTCCTGCTCAGCAGGGGCATCCTCAGAGGCGGCGGGAGTTCCGGCGGTTCGCCCGGTCAGCGGCTCGCCGTCTTCGCCTCGTACCGCGCCGACGATCTGCACCGCAGGCATCCCCTGCGGCCCCTGCTCGCCGAGCTGGTGCGGCTGCCCGCCGTCGAGCGGCTGGAGCTGCGGCCGATGCCCGACGGCGAGATGGCCCGCCTCGTCCGTTCCCAGCGGACCGACCCCGTGCCCGACGCCACGATCCGCCGCATCGTCGAGCGCGCCGAGGGAAACGCCTTCTACGCGGAGGAGCTGCTCGCCGCCACCTCGGAATCCGCGCCCGGGGCCGCCTCCGCCGTGCCCAGCGGACTGGCCGACGTCCTGCTGATCCGTTTCGAGCAACTGCCGCCGACCGCGCAGCAGGTGCTGCGCACCGCGGCGGTCGCCGGGCGCCGCGTCGAGCACGATCTGCTGCGCGACACCGTGCAACTGCCCGAGGAGGAGCTGGAGTCGGCGCTGCGCGAAGCCGTCGGACGGCAACTCCTCGTCTCCGGCGGGGACTCGGGCGGGGACAGCACCTACTCCTTCCGGCACGCCCTGATCCGCGAGGCGGTCTACGCCGATCTGCTGCCGGGTGAACGGGTGCGGCTGCACAGGTCGTTCGCCCAGGTGCTGGCCGCGCGGGGCCTGTCGGCCGAGTACGCCGCGGAGCGCGCCCACCACTCGCGCGAGAGCCACGATCTGCCCGACGCGCTGGCGGCCTCGCTGGAGGCCGCCGACCACGCCGCGCGGGTCCGCGCGCCCGCCGAGGAGCTGCGCCACCTGGAGGCCGCCCTCGACCTGTGGTCGGCGGTCCCCGCCGACGCGCGGCCCGACGGCTTCGACACCGTCACCCTGACGCTGCGCGCCTCGGCCGCCGCCGCGCACGCCGGTGAGACCCACCGCGCGGTCTCGCTCACCCGGGCCGCGCTCGCGCGCATGGGCTCGGACGAGGACTCCGAGCTGGCCGCCCGGGTCCGCTACACGCTCGCGGGCAACCTCATGCGGATCGACAGCCTGACGGCCGCGTTCACGTACAGCAGCGAGGCCCTCGCGATGATCCCCGCGGATCCGCCGTCCCGTACCTGGGTCTGGGCCGCGTCCACCCATGTCATGGCGGCGCGGTACGTGGGCGACGACGAGACCGCCCGCCGCGTGGCCCGCCGGGCCCTGGGCATCGCGGAGGAGCTGGACATTCCCGACGCCCGGGCGGACCTGATGATCTCCCTCGTCGGTCTGGAGGGGGCCGGCCGGACCACCCAGGAAGGACGGGCCCGGCTGCGGGAGGCACGAGAGGTGGCCCGGCGCGCGGGGAACACCTCCATCGAGATGCGCGCGCTGTTCAACCTCTCCATCGGCGCGTACGAGTCCGGTGACCTGGACGAGTGCCTGACCTGGCTCTCCGACGGGCTGGACCGCGCGGGCCGGGCCGGACTGCTCGCCTCGCCCTATCCGCTGGAGATGCGCTATCTGCGCTCCCTGGTGCTCTACTCCCTGGGCCAGTGGGACGAGTGCGTCCGCGCCGCGGAGAGCGATGCCGAGCGGCTGCCGGCGGCGGGCGGGTACGCGATCGGCCCGGCGCTGTCCGTGGCCCTGGCACGCGGTGACCTGGGAGTGGCCGACCGGGCCCGGTCGCTCCTCGACGGACCGTTCGACTGGATGGCCACTCTCGTGGCGGGCATCCTCCTGACCGACGCGGCGGTACTGCGCCACGATCCCGAGGGAGCCGTGGAACAGGTCCGTACGACCGTCGCGGCTCTCGTCGACGACTCGTGCACTGCGCCCGACGTGGTGGTGCGGCTCGCGGCGCTCGCCCTGGCCCCGGTCGCGGACGCGGCCGTCACCGCCCGCCTGGCCGGCGACGAGGAAGGCGTGCGCCGCTGGTCGGAGATCGGGACGGAGCTGGTGGGGATGGCCCGGGTCACGGCGGCCGAGGGCGAGGACGGTTCGCCGCAGGGACCCGAGGGACGGGCGTGGCTGGCGCGCGCCGAGGCCGAGTGGTCGCGTGGCGGCGCCGAACCGGACCCGCTGGCCCGGGAAACGACGGAGGCATGGGAGAGGGCGGTCGAGGCGTTCGGCTACGGGGACGTCTACGAGCAGGCCCGCTGCCGGCTCCGGTTCGCGGAGGCCCTGGTGGCGTCGGGACGCCGGGAGGAGGCCGCCGGACAGGCGCGGGCGGCGCGGGACACGGCCGTCCGGCTGGGTGCCGTGCCACTGCGCGAGGACGTGGAGCGGCTGATCCGTCGGGCCCGGCTCGCGGGGACTCCGGCGACGGAGGGCGTCCCCGCGCTGACCGCCCGGGAGAACGACGTCCTGCTGCTCCTCGCGCGTGGCCGCACCAACCGGCAGATCGGCGAGGAACTGTTCATCAGCGGCAAGACGGCGAGCGTGCACGTCTCCAACATCCTCGCGAAGCTGGGCGCCGCGAGCCGTACGGAGGCGGTGGCGATCGCGTACCGGGAGGGGCTGGTGCAGGCGGAGCCGTCCGCTTCCGGCTGA
- a CDS encoding DUF6624 domain-containing protein has product MGEAHRSPTPTARHRLAKCREGNAEALRTIVRRHAWPTADLVGAPASTAALMILLHAPDLDFQLTCRDLIAQAVADGRCPAPHHAYIADHCAVELGQPQFYGTRIDPTTFHPYPVRRPETVDERRRDVGLAPLDEQMRTLRLSG; this is encoded by the coding sequence ATGGGGGAGGCGCACCGCAGTCCCACGCCGACCGCGCGGCACCGCCTCGCGAAGTGCCGCGAGGGCAACGCCGAGGCGCTCAGGACGATCGTCCGGCGCCATGCCTGGCCGACCGCCGACCTGGTCGGCGCGCCCGCCTCGACGGCGGCCCTGATGATCCTGCTGCACGCCCCGGATCTCGACTTCCAGCTCACGTGCCGCGACCTGATAGCCCAGGCCGTCGCGGACGGACGCTGTCCGGCGCCGCATCACGCGTACATCGCCGACCACTGCGCCGTGGAACTGGGCCAGCCGCAGTTCTACGGGACCCGTATCGACCCCACGACCTTCCACCCGTACCCGGTCCGCAGGCCGGAGACGGTCGACGAGCGGCGTCGCGATGTCGGTCTCGCGCCCCTCGACGAACAGATGCGGACTCTGCGCCTCAGCGGGTGA
- a CDS encoding ATP-binding protein, with protein sequence MTASRAHHHRPSPSLPHDADLDAPTAGTRIGESVRTVAVAPAAPGRPAVVNPPRGLRAVVAAQPSRASGVRRMVVEELSGRQLPADLLDNAVLATDELFANAVRHGSPHRGDTVTVMVECSDHEVRVTVADRSTDLPYHRTAGISDESGRGLAIVAALTDDWGIAPAEPGETGKRVWFSLHIRQVP encoded by the coding sequence ATGACGGCATCCCGTGCGCACCACCACCGGCCGTCACCCTCACTGCCGCACGACGCGGACCTCGACGCGCCCACCGCCGGGACGCGAATCGGCGAGAGCGTCCGGACCGTGGCCGTCGCCCCCGCGGCCCCGGGCCGCCCCGCCGTGGTGAATCCGCCGCGCGGGCTTCGCGCGGTGGTGGCCGCGCAGCCGTCACGCGCCTCCGGCGTGCGCCGCATGGTCGTCGAAGAGCTGTCGGGCCGTCAGCTCCCCGCCGACCTGCTGGACAACGCCGTGCTCGCCACGGACGAGTTGTTCGCCAACGCCGTCAGACACGGCAGTCCGCACCGCGGCGACACGGTCACGGTCATGGTCGAGTGCAGCGACCACGAGGTACGTGTCACGGTCGCCGACCGCTCGACCGATCTGCCGTACCACCGCACGGCGGGCATCTCCGACGAGTCGGGGCGCGGGCTCGCCATCGTGGCCGCGCTGACGGACGACTGGGGCATCGCACCCGCCGAGCCCGGTGAGACCGGAAAGCGGGTGTGGTTCTCGTTGCACATTCGGCAGGTGCCATGA
- a CDS encoding SDR family NAD(P)-dependent oxidoreductase, with translation MSEGRALDHAQGVLGRPGVSGKRVLVTGGTRGLGEQIVRLLAGAGAQVATCARTAGDLESLRRSLAARNPGQLFTQALDVTEPERLESFVAASAKRFSGLDGVVASVGGSRGRSLELADAEDWAATWELNVGHTARLVRAAVPHLRAAGGGSVVVISSISGWKPGPNAQYGSAKSAQIHLAASLARELGPDGIRVNAVSPGSMLIPGRRWDRMRSEDPEAFAAFARAELPGGGPVAPHEVARVVAFLLSDWSSGISGANLPVDRAQNAPSPDGY, from the coding sequence GTGAGTGAAGGCCGGGCCCTCGACCACGCGCAGGGTGTCCTCGGCCGGCCCGGTGTGAGCGGCAAGCGCGTCCTGGTCACCGGCGGCACACGCGGACTCGGCGAGCAGATCGTGCGCCTGCTGGCAGGCGCAGGCGCCCAGGTGGCGACGTGCGCGCGCACCGCGGGGGATCTTGAGTCGCTGCGGAGATCGCTGGCCGCCCGGAACCCCGGACAGCTGTTCACGCAGGCTCTGGACGTCACCGAACCCGAGCGTCTGGAAAGCTTCGTCGCCGCCTCGGCGAAACGTTTCAGCGGCCTCGACGGGGTGGTGGCGTCGGTCGGTGGTTCTCGCGGGCGAAGCCTCGAGCTGGCGGACGCCGAGGACTGGGCCGCGACCTGGGAGCTGAACGTGGGACACACCGCGCGGCTGGTACGGGCCGCAGTCCCGCATCTGCGGGCGGCCGGCGGCGGCTCGGTGGTGGTCATCTCGTCGATCTCCGGCTGGAAGCCGGGCCCCAACGCGCAGTACGGCAGCGCGAAGTCCGCCCAGATCCATCTGGCCGCCTCGCTGGCCCGCGAACTCGGTCCCGACGGGATCCGCGTGAACGCCGTCTCGCCGGGTTCGATGCTCATTCCGGGCCGCCGCTGGGACCGGATGCGCTCGGAGGACCCCGAGGCCTTCGCCGCCTTCGCGCGGGCGGAGCTGCCGGGCGGCGGGCCGGTCGCGCCGCACGAGGTGGCGCGGGTGGTGGCGTTCCTGCTGTCCGACTGGTCGAGCGGGATCTCCGGGGCCAACCTGCCCGTGGACCGCGCCCAGAACGCGCCTTCCCCGGACGGCTACTGA
- a CDS encoding helix-turn-helix domain-containing protein, with the protein MSDNRSGGSAPTVLRMVLGKRLRHLREQAGISFEEAARAIEVTPLTVRRIEKAEVGLRIPYVRELLHTYGVPSSEVDDFLSMAREANRPGWWYSYRDVLPDWFSAYVSLESEASVIRLYEPHYVPGLLQTHDYAAALMHVGFPNATKEDIARRVDLRLRRQDLLAKSDAPAVWAVLDETVLRRPVGGAEVMRSQIDRLDEALDMPKVRIQILRFSVGAHPGAFGPFHYFRFGFSELPDVVYTESLVGSVYVDQSADVVTYLEVLDRMSVQAEPVARTRSILGELRKEL; encoded by the coding sequence GTGAGCGACAACCGCTCCGGCGGCAGCGCGCCGACCGTCCTGCGGATGGTCCTCGGAAAGCGGCTGCGGCACCTGCGGGAGCAGGCCGGGATCTCCTTCGAGGAGGCCGCCCGGGCCATCGAGGTCACGCCTTTGACGGTCCGCCGGATAGAGAAGGCCGAGGTCGGCCTCCGTATCCCCTACGTGCGGGAGCTGCTGCACACCTACGGTGTCCCGTCGTCGGAGGTGGACGACTTCCTCTCGATGGCCAGGGAGGCCAACCGGCCCGGGTGGTGGTACTCCTACCGCGACGTGCTGCCGGACTGGTTCAGCGCGTACGTCAGCCTGGAGAGCGAAGCCAGCGTCATACGTCTCTACGAACCCCACTACGTGCCGGGCCTGTTGCAGACGCACGACTACGCGGCCGCGCTGATGCACGTCGGCTTCCCCAACGCGACCAAGGAGGACATCGCCCGCCGCGTCGACCTGCGGCTGCGGCGCCAGGACCTGCTCGCCAAGTCCGACGCCCCGGCCGTCTGGGCCGTCCTCGACGAGACCGTGCTGCGCCGCCCGGTGGGCGGGGCCGAGGTGATGCGGTCCCAGATCGACCGCCTGGACGAGGCCCTGGACATGCCGAAGGTCCGGATCCAGATACTGCGCTTCTCGGTGGGCGCGCACCCCGGCGCGTTCGGCCCCTTCCACTACTTCCGCTTCGGTTTCTCAGAACTTCCCGACGTCGTCTACACCGAAAGCCTCGTCGGCTCGGTCTATGTCGACCAGTCCGCCGACGTCGTGACGTACCTCGAAGTGCTGGACCGGATGTCCGTGCAGGCGGAGCCGGTCGCCCGGACCAGGAGCATCCTGGGTGAACTGCGTAAGGAGTTGTGA
- a CDS encoding DUF397 domain-containing protein yields MTSMDPIYSGMPAVELGTEGWHKPWSGTNGGSCVEAKRLPDGSVALRQSRDPDGPALVYTRDEMISFLEGAKSGQADFLVA; encoded by the coding sequence ATGACGTCCATGGACCCCATCTACAGCGGCATGCCCGCCGTCGAGCTGGGCACCGAGGGCTGGCACAAGCCCTGGAGCGGTACCAACGGCGGCAGTTGCGTCGAGGCGAAGCGGCTCCCCGACGGGAGCGTGGCCTTGCGCCAGTCCAGGGATCCGGACGGGCCCGCGCTCGTCTACACCCGGGACGAGATGATCTCGTTCCTGGAGGGCGCGAAGTCCGGCCAGGCCGACTTCCTCGTCGCCTGA
- a CDS encoding SAM-dependent methyltransferase, with the protein MAEGQHTPDQDALSKIDTTVPHSARIWNYWMGGKDNYEVDREAGDAYRRIAPNIETMARASRGYLIRTVTFVAGELGIRQFLDIGTGLPTYDNTHQVAQRVAPEARIVYVDNDPLVLRHAQALLTSTPEGVTDYIDSDLHEPDRIIEAASKILDFDKPVALMLMGILGHIQDYDEARSIARRLQAALPSGSYFVHYDSTDTDAELKRAQEGYDDTGAVPYVLRSPRQVAAYYEGLELLEPGIVSCPLWRPEPGPDPQPTDVYGGVARKP; encoded by the coding sequence ATGGCAGAAGGCCAGCACACTCCCGACCAGGACGCCTTGTCCAAGATCGACACCACGGTGCCGCACTCGGCCCGCATCTGGAACTACTGGATGGGCGGCAAGGACAACTACGAGGTCGACCGGGAGGCGGGGGACGCCTATCGCCGGATCGCCCCGAACATCGAGACGATGGCCCGCGCCTCCCGCGGCTATCTGATCCGCACCGTGACGTTCGTCGCCGGTGAGCTGGGCATTCGCCAGTTCCTGGACATCGGCACCGGCCTGCCCACGTACGACAACACCCACCAGGTCGCCCAGCGCGTGGCGCCCGAGGCCCGGATCGTCTACGTGGACAACGACCCGCTCGTGCTGAGGCACGCCCAGGCGCTGCTCACCAGCACACCCGAGGGTGTCACCGACTACATCGACTCGGATCTGCACGAGCCCGACAGGATCATCGAGGCCGCGAGCAAGATCCTCGACTTCGACAAGCCCGTCGCGCTGATGCTGATGGGCATCCTGGGCCACATCCAGGACTACGACGAGGCCAGGTCGATAGCGCGCCGCCTCCAGGCCGCCCTGCCGTCGGGCAGCTACTTCGTGCACTACGACAGCACCGACACCGACGCCGAACTGAAGCGGGCGCAGGAGGGTTACGACGACACCGGCGCCGTCCCGTACGTGCTGCGCAGCCCGCGGCAGGTCGCCGCGTACTACGAGGGCCTGGAGCTGCTGGAGCCCGGCATCGTCTCCTGTCCGCTGTGGCGTCCCGAGCCGGGCCCCGATCCGCAGCCGACGGACGTGTACGGAGGCGTCGCCCGCAAGCCCTGA